One Chanodichthys erythropterus isolate Z2021 chromosome 22, ASM2448905v1, whole genome shotgun sequence DNA window includes the following coding sequences:
- the ddt gene encoding D-dopachrome decarboxylase — protein sequence MPFIDLETNLPASKFQENFLKRLCTTLASALGKPEDRMNLVVKTDLPMMIAGSCSPCVLMTVSAIGVTDTAEKNKEHSAKIFQFLKGEFELSDDRILILFHPLEPWQIGKKGTVMSFL from the exons ATGCCGTTCATAGATTTAGAAACCAACTTACCTGCAAGCAAGTTTCAAGAAAACTTTTTGAAAAGACTATGTACTACATTGGCTTCAGCTTTGGGGAAACCGGAAGAC AGGATGAATCTGGTGGTGAAGACTGACCTGCCGATGATGATCGCAGGGTCCTGCTCCCCGTGTGTTTTGATGACCGTGTCTGCCATTGGAGTGACTGATACTGCGGAGAAGAATAAGGAGCATAGTGCCAAAATCTTCCAGTTCCTGAAAGGAGAGTTTGAGCTTAGCGATGACcg TATTTTAATATTGTTCCACCCTCTGGAGCCGTGGCAGATTGGGAAAAAGGGAACAGTGATGAGCTTCTTATAA
- the chchd10 gene encoding coiled-coil-helix-coiled-coil-helix domain-containing protein 10, mitochondrial, with the protein MARGSRSRPSTAPASAPGPSYAPAPAPPPPMAVAPAAVQPKQPGLMAQMATTAAGVAVGSAVGHVMGSAITGAFSGGSSSSEAPKPAPTSQEPTRLPPSQSGPCLFEVRQFLDCATTQADLTLCEGFNEALKQCKLSHGVTSLV; encoded by the exons ATGGCAAGAGGAAGCCGCAGCCGTCCTTCAACAGCACCAGCGAG TGCTCCTGGCCCATCCTATGCTCCAGCCCCCGCACCACCTCCTCCGATGGCAGTGGCTCCTGCTGCGGTCCAGCCCAAACAGCCAGGTCTCATGGCCCAGATGGCCACCACAGCTGCTGGAGTGGCAGTCGGCTCGGCTGTAGGGCACGTGATGGGCAGTGCCATCACAGGTGCTTTCAGTGGAGGCAGCAGCAGCTCAGAGGCACCCAAACCAGCACCCACATCTCAG GAGCCCACACGACTTCCACCCTCTCAGTCTGGCCCATGTCTCTTTGAGGTGAGGCAGTTCCTGGACTGCGCCACGACTCAGGCTGATCTGACCTTGTGCGAAGGCTTCAATGAAGCTCTTAAGCAGTGCAAACTCTCACATG GTGTAACATCTCTGGTGTGA
- the p2rx4a gene encoding P2X purinoceptor 4a yields MSEKGCCDSVGQCFFDYYTSKILVIRSKKVGTLNRFTQALVIAYVIGYVCVLKKGYQDTDTVLSSVTTKVKGIALTNTTELGERIWDVADYIIPPQEDGSFFVLTNMIITPNQTQSKCAENPTPASKCTSHRDCKRGFNDARGDGVRTGRCVNYNTTMKTCEVLSWCPLEKIVDPPNPPLLADAENFTVLIKNNIRYPKFNFNKRNILPNINSSYLTQCVFSRKTDPDCPIFRLKDIVREADEDFQTMAVHGGVMGVQIRWDCDLDMPQSWCIPRYTFRRLDNKDPENNVAPGYNFRFAKYYKNTDGTETRTLIKGYGIRFDVMVFGQAGKFNVVPTLLNIGAGLALLGLVNVICDWIVLTFMKRKQHYREQKYTYVDDFGLLSNEEG; encoded by the exons ATGAGCGAAAAAGGTTGCTGTGATTCAGTAGGTCAGTGTTTTTTCGACTACTACACGTCGAAAATATTGGTGATAAGGAGCAAGAAAGTGGGAACGCTGAATCGGTTCACTCAAGCTTTAGTCATAGCGTACGTCATCGG gtatgtgtgtgttctcaAGAAAGGTTACCAGGACACAGACACCGTCCTCAGCTCTGTAACGACCAAAGTGAAAGGCATTGCTCTAACAAACACCACTGAGTTGGGCGAACGGATCTGGGATGTGGCTGACTACATCATCCCACCTCAG GAGGATGGCTCATTCTTTGTCCTGACCAACATGATCATCACCCCTAATCAAACACAGTCCAAATGTGCAGAG AATCCAACTCCAGCATCCAAATGCACCTCTCACAGGGACTGCAAGAGAGGCTTCAATGATGCTCGTGGGGATG gtgTTCGGACAGGCAGATGTGTCAATTACAATACCACGATGAAGACTTGTGAGGTGCTGTCCTGGTGTCCTTTAGAGAAGATTGTTGATCCCCCAAA TCCACCACTTCTGGCAGATGCTGAAAACTTCACTGTGCTCATCAAGAATAATATTCGTTATCCCAAATTTAACTTCAACAA AAGGAATATCCTACCAAATATAAACAGCTCCTACTTGACACAGTGTGTGTTCAGCCGTAAAACAGACCCTGACTGCCCGATCTTCAGACTCAAAGACATTGTCAGAGAAGCTGATGAGGATTTTCAGACCATGGCAGTCCAT GGGGGAGTGATGGGCGTGCAGATCCGGTGGGATTGTGACCTTGACATGCCACAGAGCTGGTGTATTCCTCGCTACACATTCCGCAGACTAGACAACAAAGACCCAGAAAATAACGTGGCACCAGGTTACAACTTCAG ATTTGCTAAATATTACAAGAACACTGATGGCACAGAGACCAGGACGCTTATCAAAGGATATGGTATTCGCTTTGATGTCATGGTATTTGGCCAG GCAGGAAAATTCAATGTTGTACCAACACTTCTGAATATAGGGGCAGGCTTGGCCCTTCTAGGCCTG GTGAATGTTATCTGTGATTGGATTGTCCTGACATTTATGAAAAGAAAGCAACATTATAGAGAGCAGAAGTATACATATGTTGATGACTTTGGACTT TTATCCAATGAAGAAGGATAG
- the gstt1b gene encoding glutathione S-transferase theta-1b: protein MSLEIYLDLISQPCRSVYIFAKKNNVQFDHKKIALFEGYQYGEEFGKINLLRKLPAIKDGDFCLAESVAIMMYLAEKFHTPDYWYPADLQKRARVNEYLSWQHSAIRMHGSKILWFKLLIPKALGVEVPKEKMDTAEEYLDGSLKLFEEKFLQDRPFIVGDQISLADLVAVVEIMQPLGAGMDVFENRPKLKAWKDRVREEIGVELFDEAHQAILSLQEAVETMDPKKMEHMKPKILKHFLS, encoded by the exons atgtctttggaaATTTATTTGGACCTGATTTCGCAGCCCTGTCGCTCTGTTTACATCTTTGCCAAGAAAAACAACGTCCAGTTCGACCACAAGAAGATTGCGCTTTTTGAAG GTTATCAATATGGTGAAGAGTTTGGGAAAATCAACCTGCTAAGAAAATTACCAGCAATCAAAGATGGAGATTTTTGCTTGGCTGAAAG TGTTGCGATTATGATGTACCTGGCTGAGAAGTTCCACACTCCGGATTACTGGTACCCAGCTGACTTGCAGAAGCGTGCTAGAGTAAATGAATATCTATCATGGCAACACTCTGCCATACGGATGCATGGATCCAAGATACTCTGGTTCAAG CTTTTGATTCCAAAAGCTTTGGGAGTTGAGGTCCCCAAAGAAAAGATGGACACGGCAGAAGAGTATCTTGATGGATCGCTAAAATTATTTGAGGAGAAGTTCCTGCAAGACAGGCCGTTTATTGTTGGTGATCAGATCTCATTGGCTGACCTGGTTGCTGTTGTGGAAATCATGCAG CCTTTAGGTGCTGGTATGGATGTGTTTGAGAACAGACCAAAGCTCAAGGCATGGAAAGACAGAGTCAGAGAAGAAATTGGAGTTGAGCTGTTTGACGAGGCCCACCAGGCAATTCTCTCTCTCCAGGAGGCGGTGGAAACCATGGATCCCAAAAAGATGGAGCACATGAAACccaaaattttaaaacatttcctCTCATAA